A window from Shewanella livingstonensis encodes these proteins:
- a CDS encoding tyrosine-type recombinase/integrase, translating into MNAHEQQRFDCLYQQHLINLTLQGKRPATIDAYSRAVRRISAYFDCCPDNLSTNDLKRYFADLIASHSWSTVKLDRNGLQFFYRYVLNQHWEWLSIVKPPQVKRLPDILTPAEVSIVISLTHKLRYQVCFLTLYSMGLRLGEAISLQVGDIDSALMQVHIRDAKGGKDRLVPLPQRTLLALRYYWQTHRHPRHVFPGKDGKPGSMIDKGGIQKALKRVIRECNIHKSISPHNLRHSYATHLLEQGLDLRSVQHLLGHNSLNTTAKYTRLTQITRKNTVLSINQLTDNLVLKWECDI; encoded by the coding sequence ATGAACGCTCACGAACAACAACGCTTTGATTGTCTTTATCAACAACATCTTATCAATTTAACGCTCCAAGGCAAGCGGCCTGCTACCATCGACGCTTATAGTCGCGCTGTCAGGCGTATTAGTGCTTATTTTGACTGCTGTCCTGACAACCTTTCAACCAATGATTTGAAGCGGTACTTTGCTGATTTAATTGCTTCTCACTCATGGAGTACCGTTAAACTTGACCGTAATGGATTACAGTTTTTCTATCGATATGTCCTTAACCAACACTGGGAGTGGCTGAGTATTGTTAAGCCACCGCAGGTCAAACGCTTACCCGACATTTTGACCCCTGCCGAAGTCTCTATTGTTATTAGTCTCACCCATAAGCTGCGATATCAAGTGTGCTTTTTAACCTTGTACAGTATGGGATTGCGCCTCGGCGAAGCCATTTCATTGCAGGTTGGCGATATTGATTCAGCGTTGATGCAGGTGCATATCCGTGACGCCAAAGGCGGCAAGGATAGGCTAGTCCCTTTACCACAACGAACATTGTTAGCGCTGCGATATTACTGGCAAACTCATCGTCATCCTCGCCATGTGTTTCCCGGTAAAGACGGTAAGCCAGGTTCAATGATAGATAAAGGCGGTATTCAAAAAGCACTAAAGCGCGTTATTCGTGAGTGCAACATTCACAAATCCATCAGCCCACATAATTTACGCCACAGCTACGCCACTCATTTGCTCGAACAAGGTCTCGATTTACGCTCAGTACAGCATTTACTCGGTCACAACAGCCTCAACACCACGGCAAAGTATACACGTCTCACTCAAATTACCCGTAAGAACACTGTCCTGTCAATTAACCAGCTCACTGATAATTTGGTGCTTAAGTGGGAGTGTGACATATGA
- the ltrA gene encoding group II intron reverse transcriptase/maturase, translating into MITTLNAIAFKAQTHPKHRFQNLYGLLNTDSLYQSWGQLNKQAKPGIDGITMPKYRDKLIENIDRLGQQLKQKCYRVNDIKRIFIPKSNGKLRPLGLPTVDDKLVQQSVSQILQSIWEQDFLRNSYGYRPNKSAHQAVHSLTLNLQFKGYGYIVEADIKGFFDNLDHEWLMAMLKQRIDDKAILNLINQWLKARIKSPDGVFTKPLSGSPQGGIISPVLANIYLHYALDLWFEKKVKPRMKGRAMMIRYADDFVCAFQFAHDAERFYKVLPKRLKKFNLDVAEDKTSLMRFSRFHIGRKRHFVFLGFEFYWGRDSKGKARLRRRTAVKKLKATLSEYYQWIKAKRSLKLSIWLPQLKRKLTGFRNYFGLPDNSRSLSYVYDYVLHNLYKWLNRRSGRRSYNWSNFKKMLEYFRIESPKVSKRLVLVDWY; encoded by the coding sequence ATGATAACCACACTTAATGCCATCGCATTTAAAGCACAAACCCACCCCAAGCACAGGTTTCAGAATTTATATGGACTGCTAAATACTGACAGCCTGTATCAAAGCTGGGGGCAACTTAATAAGCAAGCGAAGCCAGGTATCGATGGCATTACCATGCCTAAGTACCGAGATAAGCTGATAGAAAATATCGACCGTTTAGGTCAGCAACTCAAACAGAAATGTTATCGAGTTAATGACATCAAACGGATCTTCATTCCTAAATCGAACGGTAAATTACGCCCTTTAGGCCTACCAACGGTAGATGACAAGCTAGTGCAACAAAGTGTCAGTCAGATCCTGCAAAGCATCTGGGAACAAGACTTTTTGCGTAATAGCTATGGTTATCGCCCGAATAAAAGTGCGCATCAAGCGGTGCATAGTTTAACGCTCAATCTGCAATTTAAAGGTTATGGTTATATTGTTGAAGCTGATATTAAGGGCTTCTTTGACAACCTTGATCATGAATGGCTGATGGCTATGCTCAAGCAACGAATTGATGACAAGGCGATACTTAATTTAATAAACCAATGGTTAAAAGCACGGATAAAATCCCCTGATGGTGTCTTTACTAAGCCATTAAGTGGTAGCCCACAAGGTGGCATTATCAGCCCTGTGTTAGCTAATATTTATTTGCATTATGCGCTAGACCTTTGGTTTGAAAAGAAAGTGAAGCCAAGGATGAAAGGCAGAGCAATGATGATCCGTTATGCGGATGATTTTGTTTGTGCGTTTCAGTTTGCACATGATGCTGAACGCTTTTATAAGGTTTTGCCGAAACGATTAAAGAAATTCAACCTAGACGTCGCAGAAGATAAAACATCACTGATGCGATTTAGCCGCTTTCATATTGGGCGAAAACGTCATTTTGTATTTCTTGGATTTGAGTTTTACTGGGGCAGAGATTCGAAAGGTAAAGCAAGACTCAGACGACGAACCGCTGTGAAGAAGCTGAAGGCGACGTTGAGCGAGTATTATCAATGGATTAAAGCCAAGCGCTCATTAAAACTGAGTATTTGGCTTCCGCAGTTAAAACGTAAATTAACAGGGTTTAGAAACTATTTTGGTCTTCCCGACAACAGCCGAAGCCTGAGCTACGTATACGATTATGTTCTGCATAACTTGTACAAATGGTTGAACAGACGCAGTGGTCGACGAAGTTACAACTGGAGTAATTTCAAGAAGATGTTAGAGTATTTTAGAATTGAGAGTCCAAAAGTCAGTAAGCGTCTAGTGCTGGTTGATTGGTACTAG
- a CDS encoding IS91 family transposase: MKFIDILRDHLDAFNQTYEGQITASMRQAINAMLSCRSHSQRASHWACQGCTHTADFPLSCGHRSCPQCQYNTTADWLAKQQAKLLPVDYFMVTFTLPYELRVMARYQPEALYPAMFAVAASVLKDFALNSPKLAGDIGFTGVLHTHSRRRELHPHIHFIIPAGSFNKSQKQWKKNKGKYLFNAFNLANVWRARLLEHLAKLNLTLPTSLPKKWVVDCLHVGKGLPALQYLSRYLYRGVLADKNIKSHVDNNVSFEYEDSQTKSTKVRTLPAIEFLWLILQHVLPKGLRRVRDYGLLRGNAKKLRLQIQLMLAVAGAVFPIIPEIKRRLATRCCPCCQQPMRFMGIVKRPTNLRLIT; encoded by the coding sequence ATGAAGTTTATCGATATTTTACGTGACCATCTTGATGCCTTTAATCAGACTTATGAAGGCCAAATCACAGCATCAATGCGCCAAGCGATAAATGCCATGCTCAGTTGCCGCTCTCATTCACAAAGAGCCAGCCACTGGGCTTGTCAGGGTTGCACGCATACCGCTGACTTTCCGCTGTCATGTGGGCATCGCAGCTGCCCGCAATGTCAGTACAACACCACAGCTGATTGGTTAGCCAAGCAACAGGCTAAACTCTTGCCTGTTGATTACTTTATGGTGACATTTACTTTGCCATATGAACTGCGTGTTATGGCTAGATATCAACCCGAAGCGCTCTATCCAGCCATGTTTGCCGTCGCTGCCAGTGTGCTCAAAGACTTTGCGCTTAACTCACCTAAGCTTGCCGGTGATATTGGTTTCACCGGCGTACTTCATACTCACAGCAGACGGCGTGAATTGCATCCGCACATTCACTTTATTATTCCAGCGGGCAGTTTTAACAAGAGCCAAAAGCAATGGAAAAAGAACAAAGGTAAATACCTGTTTAACGCTTTTAACCTCGCCAATGTCTGGCGCGCACGTTTGCTGGAACATTTGGCAAAGCTTAATCTCACACTACCAACCTCACTGCCCAAAAAGTGGGTGGTAGACTGCCTGCATGTGGGCAAAGGCTTGCCTGCGTTGCAGTATCTATCACGCTATCTTTATCGTGGCGTACTGGCTGACAAAAACATCAAAAGTCATGTCGATAACAACGTGAGTTTCGAGTATGAAGACAGCCAAACAAAGTCGACAAAAGTACGCACTTTACCTGCCATAGAATTTCTCTGGTTAATACTGCAACACGTATTACCGAAGGGATTAAGGCGAGTGCGTGACTATGGATTACTCAGAGGTAACGCCAAAAAGCTCAGGCTACAAATACAGCTTATGCTGGCAGTTGCAGGGGCAGTGTTTCCAATCATTCCTGAGATAAAGCGCAGATTAGCAACCCGCTGTTGCCCCTGTTGCCAGCAGCCAATGCGCTTTATGGGCATAGTGAAACGACCGACAAATTTACGGCTCATAACCTAA